The following are encoded together in the Bacillus cereus group sp. RP43 genome:
- a CDS encoding FbpB family small basic protein, translated as MRKKVRKSFKQLLIENKQSLLTNKENMKEIEERIEKRHVAYSAASN; from the coding sequence ATGCGAAAAAAAGTGAGAAAATCCTTTAAACAATTATTAATAGAAAATAAACAATCACTATTAACGAATAAAGAGAATATGAAAGAAATTGAAGAACGGATTGAGAAACGACATGTAGCATATAGTGCTGCTAGCAATTGA
- a CDS encoding 5'-3' exonuclease H3TH domain-containing protein has translation MKKVLLVDGMALLFRAFYATSVYGQFMKRQDGTPTNGIHGYMKHLLTATQAIEPTHIVTCWDMGSTTFRTESFSNYKANRAAPPEELIPQFDLVQEMTAKLSMPVIGMKGYEADDCIGTLAKQYCNEAEVYILTGDTDLLQLVDTNVTVMLLRKGIGNYEYYTPEKIMEEKGVEPWQIVHAKAFMGDTSDNYPGVKGIGEKTAYKLIQEYGTVSAVLENIVSLTKAQRTKIESDLENLNISLQLAQIHCEVPISCSLEEGLHTMNEEKLRFVCDEMNWGRPEILINML, from the coding sequence ATGAAAAAAGTATTATTAGTTGATGGTATGGCACTATTATTTCGTGCTTTTTACGCAACAAGTGTATATGGACAATTTATGAAACGACAAGATGGTACCCCGACGAATGGGATTCATGGTTATATGAAGCATTTATTAACAGCAACACAAGCAATCGAACCAACGCACATTGTAACGTGCTGGGATATGGGAAGTACGACATTTAGAACGGAATCTTTCTCGAATTATAAAGCAAATCGTGCAGCACCGCCGGAAGAATTAATTCCGCAATTTGATTTAGTGCAAGAAATGACTGCGAAATTATCTATGCCTGTAATCGGTATGAAAGGTTATGAAGCGGATGATTGTATCGGTACGCTTGCAAAACAATATTGCAATGAAGCGGAAGTTTATATTTTGACAGGTGATACAGATTTACTTCAACTTGTTGATACGAATGTTACAGTTATGCTTCTTCGTAAAGGAATTGGAAATTACGAGTATTACACACCGGAAAAAATCATGGAAGAGAAAGGTGTAGAACCTTGGCAAATTGTTCATGCGAAAGCTTTCATGGGAGATACAAGTGATAATTATCCGGGTGTAAAAGGTATTGGTGAAAAAACAGCGTATAAGCTTATTCAAGAATACGGGACAGTATCGGCAGTGCTAGAAAATATAGTATCATTAACGAAAGCGCAGCGCACAAAAATTGAAAGTGATTTAGAGAATTTAAATATCTCTTTACAATTAGCGCAAATTCATTGTGAAGTTCCGATTTCATGTTCGTTAGAAGAAGGATTACACACAATGAACGAAGAAAAACTACGATTCGTTTGCGACGAAATGAATTGGGGAAGACCTGAAATATTGATTAATATGCTTTAA
- a CDS encoding cation-transporting P-type ATPase: MLYVNKSVGNTAYKLSKKAMKEQTMLQKNKDLLIEIATRDVKSVFAYFKTTRDGLSMKEAQKRIQVYGRNELTSKRARIAEVMMKLSGMIPGLSKQNVHDELQCETVTVSRVAGCSVTGLNSELKMMKLPVQELVPGDMIFLSEGDTVPADVRIIYANDLLVNESMLTGNDASIEKFESCYHLERKRFIPLKRMKDYNPLELENVCFKGTYIVDGNAKAVVVSTGKNTYSGILHTCCGRMS, encoded by the coding sequence ATGTTATATGTAAATAAAAGTGTGGGTAACACTGCTTATAAATTAAGTAAAAAAGCAATGAAAGAACAAACAATGCTTCAAAAAAATAAAGATCTATTAATTGAAATCGCAACAAGAGATGTAAAATCTGTATTTGCGTATTTTAAAACAACAAGAGACGGACTATCTATGAAAGAGGCACAAAAACGTATTCAAGTATACGGTCGAAATGAATTAACTTCAAAAAGAGCGCGTATTGCGGAAGTAATGATGAAGCTAAGTGGAATGATCCCAGGTCTTTCAAAACAAAATGTGCATGATGAATTACAATGTGAAACAGTTACTGTTTCTAGAGTAGCTGGCTGTAGCGTAACAGGGCTAAACAGTGAACTAAAAATGATGAAATTACCAGTACAAGAGCTTGTACCTGGAGATATGATTTTTCTTTCAGAGGGCGATACAGTGCCGGCAGATGTACGTATTATTTATGCAAATGATTTATTAGTAAATGAATCTATGCTGACAGGAAATGATGCTAGTATTGAGAAATTTGAAAGTTGCTATCATCTTGAACGTAAACGATTTATTCCATTAAAACGGATGAAAGACTATAATCCACTTGAACTTGAAAATGTATGTTTCAAAGGTACGTATATTGTTGACGGAAATGCAAAGGCTGTAGTTGTTTCGACAGGTAAAAATACGTATTCAGGAATACTTCATACTTGTTGCGGTAGAATGTCTTAA
- a CDS encoding DUF350 domain-containing protein, which translates to MINFLLYLAVSLGLLCIGLFLMEVTTKVKEFKLMAQGNKAVSYVLGGRLLGLAIVLYSTAANSISILDMVSWGAVGILAQIIVFYLAEWLTPRFNINKSLEEDNQAVGLFLMFLSLSIGIVIAGCVTY; encoded by the coding sequence ATGATTAATTTTTTACTATATTTAGCAGTATCACTTGGACTTTTATGTATCGGTCTTTTTCTTATGGAAGTGACAACGAAAGTTAAGGAATTTAAGTTAATGGCTCAAGGGAATAAAGCGGTAAGCTATGTACTTGGAGGAAGACTACTTGGTCTTGCTATCGTTTTATATTCAACGGCTGCTAATTCTATTTCAATTCTTGATATGGTTTCATGGGGAGCTGTTGGGATATTAGCTCAAATTATTGTCTTTTATTTAGCGGAATGGCTTACACCACGTTTTAATATTAATAAAAGCCTTGAAGAAGATAATCAAGCAGTTGGTCTTTTCCTTATGTTTTTATCACTTTCCATCGGAATTGTAATTGCTGGTTGTGTAACATATTAA
- a CDS encoding glutathionylspermidine synthase family protein, producing MSQYIKKRKEFYSNSPHFWSDLYECEYSLFHVFPITEQTMKQLQLATERMGKIFFKTARILRNLSNEQLLELGFPTASLPFIRLKGMYPESVISRFDFALTEDNRIKMLEFNSDTPTFIVECFQMNGKVCEELGYDDPNANQERLLSSGITKAVMEATKGMEDPNVVFTAHHEHIEDWNTTMYLSGLCHVDNKVMPMTELRIADDTLVDRDGVPIDVLYRQTYPIEDLIEDQDPETGDLVGVELLQFVKEGKLFIINPLSAFLLQPKSIQCLIWGLAEEGVFYTSEEQKWIKEYMLPTYLEPDLFFGKSPFVQKPSFGREGDTITIRDKDTNIMIRNAHETYKSSLPIFQKYTELPVVFLETEKGIEKLSYVFGAFLIAGKASSIGIRAGEKITGNESYYLPVGIKKEENK from the coding sequence ATGTCGCAATACATAAAGAAACGAAAAGAATTTTATTCGAATTCTCCTCATTTCTGGTCGGATTTATATGAATGTGAGTATAGTTTGTTTCATGTTTTTCCAATAACAGAGCAAACGATGAAACAATTGCAATTAGCAACTGAACGAATGGGGAAGATATTTTTTAAGACTGCTAGAATCCTTCGGAATTTATCTAATGAACAGCTTCTTGAACTCGGTTTTCCAACTGCAAGCTTGCCTTTTATTAGACTGAAAGGAATGTATCCTGAATCTGTTATTTCACGATTTGATTTTGCTTTAACAGAGGATAATCGTATTAAAATGCTTGAGTTTAATAGTGACACTCCAACTTTTATTGTGGAATGCTTTCAAATGAATGGAAAAGTTTGTGAAGAATTAGGCTATGATGATCCAAATGCAAATCAAGAGCGCTTACTTTCTTCCGGTATTACAAAAGCCGTAATGGAGGCTACAAAAGGAATGGAAGATCCAAATGTTGTTTTCACAGCTCATCATGAACATATAGAAGATTGGAATACGACTATGTATTTGAGTGGGCTATGCCATGTTGACAATAAAGTGATGCCAATGACAGAACTTCGAATTGCAGACGATACTTTAGTAGATAGAGATGGTGTACCAATTGATGTTTTGTATCGCCAAACATATCCAATTGAAGACTTGATTGAAGATCAAGATCCCGAAACGGGGGATTTGGTGGGAGTAGAACTTTTGCAATTTGTAAAAGAAGGAAAGCTGTTTATTATAAATCCTTTGTCGGCCTTTTTACTTCAGCCAAAATCAATTCAATGTCTTATTTGGGGATTAGCAGAAGAAGGTGTTTTTTACACAAGTGAGGAACAAAAGTGGATTAAAGAATATATGCTTCCTACATATTTAGAGCCAGATTTATTTTTTGGGAAAAGTCCTTTCGTTCAAAAACCTTCGTTCGGTAGAGAAGGTGACACGATTACGATTCGTGATAAGGATACAAACATTATGATTCGAAATGCACATGAAACGTATAAATCGTCACTTCCTATATTTCAGAAATATACAGAGCTTCCAGTTGTATTTTTGGAAACTGAAAAAGGAATTGAGAAGCTGTCGTATGTGTTTGGGGCGTTTTTAATTGCTGGAAAAGCGAGCAGCATCGGTATACGTGCCGGAGAAAAAATTACGGGAAATGAATCGTATTATTTACCGGTAGGTATTAAGAAGGAGGAAAATAAATGA
- a CDS encoding rhodanese-like domain-containing protein — protein MIVTVEWLREHIEDENVRIIDCRFDLANPNWGKEKYEEEHIPHALYFDLNLDLSSPVAEHGGRHPLPNIEEFADKLSQAGIDEHTTVIAYDSQAGANASRLWWLLNYVGHEKVYILDGGIPAWKENGLRITAEIPVVARKTFQANIQDNMIVTMDTVKENIHAGTDITLIDSREPKRYTGAEELVDSKAGHIPTAVNYFWKDGILESGHFKNEEEQQGRFQNLDKEKETIVYCGSGVTACPNIVALTLAGFRNVKLYTGSWSDWISYPENQIAKEED, from the coding sequence ATGATAGTTACAGTCGAATGGTTACGTGAGCATATAGAAGATGAGAATGTCCGTATAATCGATTGTCGTTTTGATTTAGCGAATCCTAATTGGGGTAAAGAAAAGTATGAGGAAGAACATATTCCTCATGCGTTATATTTTGATTTGAATTTAGATTTATCAAGTCCTGTAGCAGAACATGGTGGCCGCCATCCGTTGCCAAATATTGAGGAGTTTGCAGACAAGCTTTCACAAGCTGGTATTGATGAACATACGACAGTAATTGCGTATGACAGTCAAGCTGGTGCAAACGCCTCTCGTTTATGGTGGTTATTAAACTATGTAGGACATGAGAAAGTGTATATATTAGATGGCGGAATACCAGCTTGGAAAGAGAATGGATTACGTATAACGGCAGAAATTCCTGTTGTTGCCCGAAAAACATTTCAAGCAAACATACAAGATAATATGATTGTAACGATGGACACGGTCAAAGAGAATATTCATGCAGGTACAGATATTACGTTAATTGATTCTAGAGAGCCAAAACGTTATACTGGTGCTGAAGAACTCGTTGATTCGAAGGCAGGGCATATTCCGACGGCAGTAAACTATTTTTGGAAAGATGGGATTTTAGAATCGGGACACTTTAAAAACGAAGAGGAACAGCAAGGGCGTTTCCAAAATCTTGATAAAGAGAAGGAAACAATCGTATATTGTGGTTCTGGTGTTACAGCGTGTCCGAACATAGTTGCATTAACATTAGCTGGTTTTCGAAATGTTAAATTGTATACAGGTAGCTGGAGTGATTGGATTTCTTATCCAGAAAATCAAATTGCAAAAGAAGAAGATTAA
- a CDS encoding YpbS family protein codes for MEVHKAITAHSRKQNEIVKAFLQLDAQREAAIESAVSLASNGKEFSVDVINVVTKQINDLAKNGVALQRKLVTKDMVMEYVGRLQEKEGR; via the coding sequence ATGGAAGTACATAAAGCAATTACAGCACATTCTCGTAAACAAAACGAAATTGTAAAAGCATTTTTACAATTAGATGCGCAGCGTGAAGCAGCTATTGAATCGGCGGTATCACTTGCATCAAATGGGAAAGAATTTTCGGTTGATGTTATTAATGTTGTAACAAAGCAAATTAATGATCTTGCAAAAAATGGCGTTGCACTGCAGCGTAAACTTGTTACAAAAGATATGGTTATGGAGTATGTAGGTCGTTTGCAAGAGAAAGAAGGTCGTTAA
- a CDS encoding GNAT family N-acetyltransferase, with protein sequence MSVVIERISKEAIPKSLLLLADPSESQIDAYVQRGFTYIAKQEERIIGVYVLLETRPRTMEIMNIAVVEHMQGKGIGKELLLHAIEKAKEYNMYKLEVGTGNSSISQLALYQKCGFRIFSIDFDYFSKHYEEEIIENGIVCRDMIRLAMKLNT encoded by the coding sequence ATGTCTGTTGTAATTGAGCGTATTTCGAAAGAAGCTATACCGAAATCTTTATTGCTCCTTGCTGATCCAAGTGAAAGCCAAATTGATGCATATGTACAGAGAGGGTTTACGTATATAGCTAAACAAGAAGAAAGAATTATCGGTGTATATGTGCTTTTGGAAACAAGACCAAGGACAATGGAAATTATGAATATTGCGGTTGTAGAACATATGCAAGGAAAAGGTATTGGTAAGGAGTTATTGTTGCATGCAATAGAAAAAGCTAAAGAATATAATATGTATAAGCTTGAAGTTGGTACAGGTAATTCTAGCATTTCACAACTTGCGTTATATCAAAAATGTGGATTTCGTATTTTTTCTATTGATTTTGATTACTTTTCGAAGCATTATGAAGAAGAGATTATTGAAAATGGAATTGTATGTCGTGATATGATTCGGCTTGCAATGAAATTAAACACATAA
- a CDS encoding DUF3931 domain-containing protein, with protein MDNNEKKCNVISIDGKKKKSDTYSYPKLVVENKTYEFSSFVLCGETPDGRRLVLTHMISTDEFAGFVKSLDTVLQKKIERIFFS; from the coding sequence ATGGACAACAATGAGAAAAAATGCAACGTCATCTCTATTGATGGAAAGAAAAAGAAGAGCGACACATATTCCTATCCAAAATTAGTAGTAGAAAACAAAACGTATGAATTTTCTTCATTCGTCTTATGCGGTGAAACACCAGACGGCAGACGCTTAGTTCTTACCCATATGATTTCTACTGATGAGTTTGCAGGGTTTGTAAAATCTTTAGATACTGTACTACAAAAGAAAATTGAACGAATCTTTTTTTCATAA
- a CDS encoding dynamin family protein, which produces MTNIVQTNGMKKLVCFYEEWQKNGDAENSLKLFEVIQKYKQEQLMLAFCGHFSAGKSTMMNHLYKAQLLPTSPIPTSANVVKIERGSDRVVVTIKSGEQYEYDGAYSAEELKQICKDGDEVIGVHIYRNDAPIPDGVMLVDTPGIDSTDDAHQLATESTLHLADVIFYMMDYNHVQSEVNLQFVKELKQRNKTVYLVVNQIDKHKANELSFEEYRDSVKQSFSNWDIEVDGIFYTSLRMMNHPYNEIQSLEALIFSIMKEKEQYVRKGMERETEYLLQEHCSFILSENEKHLMKYEEELTSPLSLSEIVEKKEELAENKNRAASKESDVRNEFIKGLQAILDNAYLMPFEMRELANEYLETKLTKFKVGLLFAKGKTEQEKQRRVDAFYSALQKTVETQLDFHVKEFIVAFLKEEGLFTEEIGKDIYALEIAFGPEVLAETIKQGAGFTGDYLLLYTADIANELKKRYFMKSQQIFGKSTDILQKKVKIETARIEEELEKYTMLQTAKETKLQYIKTYEEYESYLGDIWNEHVSIPDGLQIDEILQSKKQVVSEKFTLQEQEIVNDNVAASEEEIKGTKALNIQRILEKVKKAETILDPLPTLKHLQQEVVGKRQRVETKQFTVALFGAFSAGKSSFANALLGEKVLPVSPNPTTATINQILPVTEDKQHGTVIVQFKSEQALLEDMKAVYKMFHYEIATLEEALTKIDQIMKYPSPSGKQKTTFSFLRAVQKGYEVVANHLGEQVQVTLEEFSDYVANEEKSCFVEYMELYYDCALTRQGVALVDTPGADSINARHTDVAFQYIKNADAILFVTYYNHVFSRADREFLIQLGRVKDTFALDKMFFLINAADLAQSEEELEMVKGYIADQLLQYGIRNPRLFAISSLCALEEKQGKSIDKEKYGILQNSGITKFEESFTSFMMRDLMLVSVHALYGALQGANQLLVNMINGAKQGNDEKEKQTKKYEAERNQLLHIISSYSVLAEEQAMQNEVKELLYYVHQRLFLRYNDVFTEFINPASLRTDGNVKMQLQQCVMELVSFIQHDLLQEMRATSLRLEKWIDEAMKRAKDEIVVNCKVENESISMGGTVDYEYKVITHKEPFPSIEIKDFKKALAHFKNEKSFFEKNDKAFMQEDAKGVLEPFVSNYVADEEDLFVHHYKQEWDAKWNLFQKVMQQDVENYYESILFALAETIDVSLYEQSKEELQKQLVEIEKEIYIK; this is translated from the coding sequence ATGACAAACATAGTACAGACAAACGGTATGAAAAAACTTGTTTGTTTTTATGAAGAGTGGCAAAAAAACGGCGATGCAGAGAATAGTTTAAAGTTGTTTGAAGTGATTCAAAAATATAAACAAGAGCAGCTTATGCTAGCTTTTTGTGGTCATTTTTCTGCGGGGAAATCGACAATGATGAATCACCTATATAAAGCGCAATTATTACCGACAAGTCCGATTCCAACGAGTGCTAACGTCGTTAAAATTGAAAGAGGATCTGATCGCGTTGTTGTAACGATTAAGTCTGGAGAACAGTATGAATATGACGGCGCATATTCAGCAGAAGAATTAAAACAAATATGTAAAGACGGTGATGAAGTAATTGGTGTTCATATTTATCGAAATGATGCACCAATTCCTGACGGAGTTATGCTGGTTGATACGCCAGGAATTGATTCTACAGACGATGCTCACCAATTAGCGACAGAATCAACACTCCATCTTGCAGATGTTATTTTCTATATGATGGATTATAACCATGTCCAATCAGAGGTTAACTTACAATTTGTTAAAGAATTGAAACAACGTAATAAAACGGTTTACCTCGTTGTAAACCAAATAGATAAACATAAAGCAAATGAGTTATCGTTTGAAGAGTATAGAGATAGTGTAAAACAGTCTTTTTCTAACTGGGATATTGAAGTAGATGGTATTTTTTATACATCATTGCGAATGATGAATCATCCATACAATGAAATTCAAAGTTTAGAAGCATTAATCTTTTCTATCATGAAAGAAAAAGAGCAGTATGTAAGAAAGGGAATGGAGCGAGAAACAGAATATTTACTGCAAGAACATTGTTCGTTTATTCTTTCTGAAAATGAAAAACATCTCATGAAATATGAAGAAGAATTAACATCACCACTGTCACTTTCAGAGATAGTTGAAAAAAAGGAAGAGTTAGCTGAAAATAAAAATCGCGCGGCTAGTAAAGAATCTGATGTGAGAAATGAATTTATAAAAGGTTTACAAGCCATATTAGATAACGCGTATTTAATGCCATTTGAAATGAGAGAATTGGCAAATGAATATTTAGAGACGAAATTAACGAAGTTTAAAGTTGGTTTGTTATTTGCGAAAGGAAAGACGGAGCAAGAAAAACAGAGACGTGTAGATGCTTTTTATTCTGCTCTTCAAAAAACTGTTGAAACGCAACTTGATTTTCATGTGAAAGAATTTATTGTAGCCTTCTTAAAAGAAGAAGGGTTATTTACAGAGGAAATAGGGAAAGACATATATGCGTTAGAGATTGCTTTCGGACCGGAAGTGTTGGCTGAAACAATTAAACAAGGGGCTGGATTTACCGGTGATTACTTACTTCTTTATACTGCTGACATTGCAAATGAGTTAAAGAAAAGATACTTTATGAAATCTCAGCAAATCTTTGGGAAAAGTACGGATATATTGCAGAAGAAAGTGAAGATAGAGACTGCTCGTATTGAAGAAGAACTTGAAAAATACACGATGTTACAAACAGCAAAAGAAACGAAATTACAATATATTAAGACGTATGAGGAATATGAGAGCTATTTAGGAGATATTTGGAATGAACATGTTTCTATACCAGATGGATTGCAAATAGACGAAATATTACAAAGTAAAAAACAAGTTGTTAGTGAGAAGTTTACACTACAAGAGCAAGAAATTGTAAATGATAACGTAGCGGCTAGTGAAGAAGAGATTAAAGGAACGAAAGCTTTAAATATTCAGCGTATATTAGAAAAAGTGAAGAAAGCTGAAACGATATTAGATCCATTGCCTACACTGAAACATCTACAGCAAGAAGTAGTTGGAAAAAGACAGCGTGTAGAAACGAAGCAATTTACAGTAGCGTTATTTGGAGCTTTTAGTGCTGGGAAATCATCATTTGCTAACGCATTGCTTGGTGAAAAGGTACTTCCTGTATCGCCAAACCCAACGACAGCAACAATAAATCAGATTTTGCCAGTTACAGAAGATAAACAACATGGAACGGTAATTGTCCAGTTTAAATCAGAGCAAGCGCTGTTAGAAGATATGAAAGCTGTTTATAAAATGTTTCACTATGAAATTGCTACATTGGAAGAAGCGTTAACGAAAATTGATCAAATTATGAAATACCCTTCACCAAGCGGGAAGCAAAAAACAACATTTAGCTTTTTGCGAGCGGTACAAAAAGGATATGAGGTAGTTGCTAATCATTTAGGGGAACAAGTACAAGTTACGTTAGAGGAGTTCTCTGATTATGTAGCTAATGAAGAAAAATCATGCTTTGTTGAGTATATGGAGCTTTATTATGATTGTGCTTTAACAAGGCAAGGAGTAGCTCTTGTAGATACACCAGGGGCGGATTCTATTAACGCTCGCCATACGGATGTTGCATTCCAGTATATTAAAAACGCAGATGCTATTTTATTCGTAACATACTATAATCATGTTTTCTCTCGTGCAGATCGTGAGTTTTTAATTCAGCTCGGTCGTGTAAAGGATACATTTGCACTTGATAAAATGTTCTTCTTAATAAATGCTGCCGATTTAGCACAATCTGAAGAAGAACTTGAAATGGTAAAAGGTTATATTGCGGATCAGCTCCTGCAATACGGTATTAGAAATCCACGTTTATTTGCAATTTCAAGTTTATGTGCGCTTGAAGAAAAGCAAGGGAAAAGTATTGATAAAGAAAAGTATGGTATTTTACAAAACTCTGGGATTACTAAGTTTGAAGAATCATTTACGTCCTTTATGATGCGGGATTTAATGCTTGTATCTGTGCATGCTTTATATGGTGCATTGCAAGGGGCGAATCAGCTTCTTGTAAATATGATAAATGGCGCAAAGCAGGGAAATGATGAGAAAGAGAAGCAAACAAAAAAATATGAAGCAGAGCGTAATCAGCTACTTCATATTATTTCATCATATAGTGTACTTGCTGAAGAGCAAGCAATGCAAAATGAAGTAAAAGAATTGCTTTACTATGTACACCAACGTCTATTTTTACGCTATAACGATGTGTTTACTGAATTTATTAATCCGGCGTCGTTACGAACAGATGGGAATGTGAAGATGCAGTTGCAACAATGTGTAATGGAATTAGTTTCATTTATTCAACATGATTTATTACAAGAAATGCGTGCGACATCATTACGTCTTGAAAAATGGATAGATGAAGCGATGAAGCGTGCAAAGGATGAAATTGTTGTGAATTGCAAAGTGGAAAATGAATCGATTTCTATGGGTGGAACAGTGGATTATGAATATAAAGTTATTACACATAAAGAGCCGTTTCCTTCAATAGAAATAAAAGATTTTAAAAAGGCACTAGCACATTTTAAAAATGAAAAAAGCTTTTTTGAAAAAAATGATAAAGCTTTTATGCAAGAAGACGCTAAAGGAGTGTTAGAACCTTTCGTATCAAACTATGTAGCTGATGAAGAAGATTTATTCGTTCATCATTATAAGCAAGAGTGGGATGCAAAATGGAACCTATTCCAAAAAGTGATGCAGCAAGATGTTGAGAATTATTATGAAAGTATATTATTCGCGTTAGCTGAAACAATTGATGTATCACTATATGAACAAAGTAAAGAAGAGCTACAAAAGCAGTTAGTAGAAATTGAAAAAGAAATTTATATTAAATAG
- a CDS encoding DUF418 domain-containing protein gives MTQNLTQGERIHSIDIIRGIAVLGIFLVNWPVIAGVDSSEISGIYEGVDSYIRLFYDMFIQTKFYTIFSFLFGLGFYIFMNRAEAKTDRPKTLFVRRLLILLLFGFLHYVLLWDGDILHSYAIAGFFLLLFYKREPRTILIWALVLLSIFQFLMLITSIGIALMPRDELGLSLPIMPLEDWMLQIQNRFHAFYSEAIGLSAFMLPETVGLFLLGLYAGKKDIFRRSKELDPKLKKWQIIMFVLTLPMWFFMVRYFLSKQPYDPIYMSAFTMFSGKTLFIFYIFTLMRLLQKERWQKLLRPFQYVGRMALTNYITHTIVTLLVFGLFCKNYYPAPLWVGPLFCIGFYTLQIFISRWWLSRYQYGPLEYIWRLGTYGKMMPLKKKSKVS, from the coding sequence ATGACACAAAATCTCACACAAGGCGAGAGGATACACTCAATTGATATCATTAGAGGAATAGCTGTACTCGGTATTTTTCTTGTTAACTGGCCAGTTATTGCCGGAGTTGACTCAAGTGAAATTTCAGGGATTTACGAAGGAGTAGACAGCTACATCCGCCTATTTTACGATATGTTTATTCAAACGAAATTTTATACTATTTTTTCGTTTTTATTCGGATTAGGTTTTTATATCTTTATGAATCGTGCTGAGGCGAAAACAGATCGTCCAAAAACTTTGTTTGTTCGCCGTCTTCTCATTTTATTATTGTTTGGTTTCTTGCATTACGTTCTTTTATGGGATGGAGACATTTTACATAGTTATGCAATCGCTGGATTTTTCTTATTGTTATTTTATAAGAGAGAACCTCGTACTATTTTGATTTGGGCATTAGTTTTACTAAGCATTTTTCAATTTTTAATGCTAATTACTAGCATTGGAATTGCCTTAATGCCAAGAGATGAGCTAGGACTCTCTTTACCAATCATGCCATTAGAGGACTGGATGTTACAAATACAAAATCGTTTCCATGCGTTTTATTCTGAAGCAATTGGGCTAAGTGCATTCATGCTTCCAGAAACAGTTGGATTATTTTTGCTTGGTTTATATGCTGGCAAAAAAGATATTTTCCGCCGCTCAAAAGAATTAGATCCAAAACTAAAAAAATGGCAAATTATTATGTTCGTTTTAACATTACCAATGTGGTTCTTTATGGTTCGTTATTTCTTGTCAAAACAACCTTATGATCCGATTTACATGAGTGCCTTTACAATGTTTAGCGGAAAAACATTGTTCATCTTCTACATTTTCACACTCATGCGCTTATTACAAAAAGAAAGATGGCAAAAATTATTACGTCCATTCCAATATGTCGGACGAATGGCGTTAACAAATTACATCACGCATACAATTGTTACGTTACTTGTATTCGGTCTATTTTGCAAAAATTATTATCCCGCTCCATTATGGGTCGGACCACTATTTTGCATCGGTTTCTACACGCTACAAATCTTCATTAGCCGCTGGTGGCTTTCTCGTTATCAATACGGGCCACTTGAATACATTTGGCGCCTTGGTACGTACGGTAAGATGATGCCACTTAAAAAGAAAAGCAAGGTCTCTTAA